The proteins below are encoded in one region of Oncorhynchus nerka isolate Pitt River linkage group LG15, Oner_Uvic_2.0, whole genome shotgun sequence:
- the LOC115142737 gene encoding interferon-induced protein 44-like yields MGGGESTPAPTPTPTPPPKKEFDQQWRKTCWSKEERDHMVDDLRNFKLSDPDVGQLRCLLYGPISAGKSSFINSVNNVFQNRTTSGALVAAASGFSFTMTYDTHYIQGRSGEKRLPFAFNDVMGLEQNKNGLHPDDIINALKGHLPEGYEFNTVHPLSDQKEEFIQNPSLSDKTHCLVSVVSADKISLMPVDVIAKMKNIRAEASRLKIPQVVVMTMPDKACELVNKDVKRIFYSKAIKEKMQICSNELGLPMNCILPVKNYHEEGMLDNNMDILILNAMTQIMNFANDYLWNLQQHANQKNNKY; encoded by the exons ATGGGTGGAGGAGAATCAACACCAGCACCGACACCGACACCAACACCCCCACCAAAGAAGG AATTTGACCAACAATGGAGGAAAACATGTTGGAG taaagaagagagagaccacATGGTGGATGATCTGAGGAACTTTAAACTGAGTGATCCTGACGTGGGTCAGCTCAGATGCCTGCTATATGGACCAATCAGTGCAGGAAAGTCCAGCTTCATCAACTCAGTCAACAATGTCTTCCAAAATCGGACAACAAGTGGTGCCCTGGTAGCTGCTGCCTCTGGCTTTAGCTTCACCATGACA tATGACACACACTACATTCAAGGCCGTTCAGGAGAAAAACGTCTTCCCTTTGCATTCAATGATGTCATGGGTCTGGAACAAAACAAAAATGGGTTGCACCCTGATGACATCATCAATGCTCTGAAGGGCCATCTACCAGAGGGCTATGAG TTCAATACTGTCCACCCATTATCAGACCAAAAAGAGGAATTCATTCAGAATCCCAGCTTAAGTGACAAAACTCACTGCTTGGTGAGTGTGGTGTCAGCGGACAAAATCTCTCTCATGCCAGTGGATGTCATAGCCAAGATGAAGAACATCAGGGCAGAAGCCAGCAGACTGA AAATTCCTCAAGTTGTTGTCATGACCATGCCAGACAAGGCTTGTGAGCTGGTGAACAAGGATGTGAAGAGAATCTTCTACAGCAAGGCGATCAAAGAGAAG ATGCAGATCTGCAGTAATGAGCTAGGCCTTCCCATGAACTGCATCCTGCCGGTGAAGAACTACCACGAGGAGGGGATGCTGGATAACAACATGGATATCCTGATACTGAACGCCATGACTCAGATTATGAACTTCGCCAACGACTACCTCTGGAACCTCCAACAACATGCAAATCAAAAAAATAATAAGTATTAA